A single window of Hyphomicrobiales bacterium DNA harbors:
- a CDS encoding TetR family transcriptional regulator, producing the protein MGTAAVCLSPPASTRSRILDAAIKRFARFSYEETGLRDIADDVGVDVAYVHRSFGSKERLFAEAVRATAQADRITALDEANFPGELAREFLAEDLETKHGVRPLDISVRSLSSASAAPVLREFILNDVITPLNEKLKQPDLKRAAMVAALLAGLGILKDVLKIDPLVGDDDGELEALIRDAVAAIIKHPDAS; encoded by the coding sequence ATGGGAACTGCCGCAGTCTGCCTATCGCCGCCAGCTTCAACGCGTTCCCGCATCCTTGATGCGGCCATAAAGCGTTTCGCCCGTTTCTCCTATGAGGAGACGGGATTGCGCGACATTGCCGACGATGTCGGCGTGGATGTCGCCTATGTGCATCGCAGTTTCGGTTCCAAGGAACGGCTGTTCGCCGAGGCGGTGCGGGCCACCGCCCAGGCCGATCGCATCACCGCTCTGGATGAAGCAAACTTTCCCGGAGAGCTCGCGCGCGAGTTCCTGGCCGAGGATCTGGAAACCAAGCACGGCGTCCGCCCGCTTGATATCTCCGTTCGCTCCCTGTCGAGCGCCTCGGCTGCACCGGTGTTGCGCGAATTCATTCTCAACGATGTGATTACCCCGCTGAACGAAAAGCTCAAGCAGCCCGATCTGAAGCGCGCGGCGATGGTCGCGGCGTTGCTTGCAGGTCTTGGGATCTTGAAGGACGTGCTCAAGATCGACCCGCTGGTTGGCGACGACGATGGTGAACTTGAGGCGCTCATCCGCGATGCGGTCGCTGCCATCATCAAGCACCCGGACGCGAGCTAG
- a CDS encoding Sarcosine oxidase subunit beta, with translation MTDVVVIGAGISGAASAYELAKAGLDVVLVDRFGPAAMASGWTLAGVRQSGRHPAELPLARAAVALWPTLASELDGATHYRRSGNLRLARTEAEAAVIRQLVDEQSSAGLEIDFLASSADVRAVAPALSERVLCASLCQSDGSADAAASVAAFVKAAERLGARLRFGERVIRLQTERGRITGVKTDRGSIAARHVVVAAGIFGNELIAPFGLHVPLEVPMVTVLRSAPMASVLEQVIGVANADCAGRQEHNGRFRVTSGLKTWPGRMQDVAGPEGIRPRVMPTADSIGEVVRLIGDVIPAFQSAEIEDVWSGLIDLTPDALPVIDAPELVEGLVVAMGFSGHGFCLGPITGRIVRDLVTNKATHLPIAPFAIDRFGSLSGVRAPATLHG, from the coding sequence ATGACCGACGTGGTCGTCATCGGCGCGGGCATCAGCGGCGCCGCGAGCGCCTATGAGCTGGCGAAGGCGGGGCTCGATGTCGTCCTTGTCGATCGCTTCGGGCCTGCCGCGATGGCATCGGGCTGGACGCTCGCCGGCGTGCGCCAGTCCGGCCGTCATCCGGCTGAACTGCCGCTGGCTCGCGCGGCGGTCGCGCTCTGGCCGACGCTGGCCAGCGAGCTTGACGGCGCAACCCATTATCGCCGCAGTGGCAACCTGCGGCTTGCACGAACGGAAGCGGAAGCCGCGGTCATCCGCCAGTTGGTCGATGAGCAATCCTCCGCCGGGCTGGAGATAGATTTCCTCGCAAGTTCCGCTGACGTGCGTGCCGTCGCGCCAGCGCTCTCCGAACGGGTTCTCTGCGCCTCGCTGTGCCAGAGCGACGGCAGCGCCGATGCGGCAGCCAGCGTCGCGGCCTTCGTCAAGGCGGCCGAGCGCCTCGGGGCGAGGCTGCGCTTCGGCGAACGCGTCATCAGGCTTCAGACCGAGCGGGGACGCATCACGGGCGTCAAGACGGACAGGGGTAGCATTGCGGCGCGCCACGTGGTGGTGGCCGCAGGCATCTTCGGCAATGAACTGATCGCGCCTTTTGGTCTCCATGTGCCCCTCGAGGTTCCCATGGTCACCGTGCTGCGCTCGGCGCCAATGGCGTCCGTGCTCGAACAGGTGATCGGCGTCGCCAATGCGGACTGTGCAGGTCGCCAGGAGCACAACGGCCGCTTCCGCGTCACAAGCGGCCTGAAGACCTGGCCGGGCCGGATGCAGGACGTGGCAGGGCCGGAGGGCATCAGGCCGCGCGTCATGCCGACAGCGGACAGCATCGGAGAGGTTGTTCGCCTGATCGGTGATGTGATCCCGGCTTTCCAAAGCGCCGAGATCGAGGACGTCTGGTCGGGCCTGATCGATCTGACGCCGGATGCGCTGCCGGTGATCGATGCGCCTGAGCTTGTCGAGGGCTTGGTCGTGGCCATGGGCTTTTCCGGACATGGTTTCTGTCTCGGGCCGATCACTGGACGCATCGTGCGGGACCTCGTGACCAATAAGGCGACGCACCTGCCGATCGCGCCCTTCGCGATTGACCGCTTCGGTTCCCTGTCCGGGGTCCGCGCGCCCGCGACACTGCATGGCTAG
- a CDS encoding Ureidoglycolate dehydrogenase — MTNAVETTQREGRVHLDLAEVEDLAIQVLTRAGLSQRHALPVAAQFAAAEADGIPSHGLARVPSTAAMVMAGKIAADPEPVITFPKAGVVHVEGRDGFPHLAIDKARPLLVERARDNGIAVLAVANAYACGVLGYHTERLAAEGLLVMGFTQAPASIAPSGGKRPVIGTNPMSIAARRPDGTCFVIDQSSSVVAKSEVMDRAAHGEDIPSHWAFDREGRPTTSPKAALDGGTMAPFGEYKGFGVGLIVELFAAVYTGSALGLDATPLVDPKTGPSRIGATFIALDAAGVAGAGFGTALERLLAAIADQPGVRVPGERRRAMRARTASEGITIPAKLHQQLLAML, encoded by the coding sequence ATGACAAACGCTGTCGAGACGACGCAACGCGAGGGCCGGGTTCATCTCGACCTCGCCGAAGTGGAGGACCTGGCCATCCAGGTTCTCACACGGGCGGGGCTGTCGCAGCGCCACGCCCTCCCGGTCGCCGCGCAATTCGCGGCGGCCGAGGCGGACGGCATTCCAAGCCATGGCCTGGCGCGCGTGCCAAGCACAGCAGCCATGGTCATGGCGGGCAAGATCGCCGCGGACCCGGAGCCGGTCATCACCTTCCCCAAAGCGGGCGTCGTGCATGTGGAAGGCCGCGACGGCTTTCCGCACCTGGCGATCGACAAGGCGCGTCCCCTGCTCGTCGAGCGCGCGCGGGACAATGGCATCGCTGTCCTGGCGGTCGCCAATGCCTATGCCTGCGGCGTGCTGGGCTATCACACGGAGCGGCTGGCGGCCGAAGGGCTTCTCGTGATGGGCTTCACCCAGGCGCCCGCGTCAATCGCCCCCTCGGGTGGCAAGCGGCCCGTCATCGGCACCAATCCCATGTCGATCGCCGCGCGGCGGCCCGATGGCACCTGTTTTGTCATCGATCAGTCCTCCTCCGTGGTGGCGAAGAGCGAGGTGATGGATCGTGCGGCGCATGGTGAGGACATACCGTCTCACTGGGCCTTTGATCGGGAAGGGCGTCCGACCACTTCGCCGAAGGCCGCCCTTGATGGCGGCACCATGGCGCCCTTCGGGGAGTACAAGGGCTTCGGTGTCGGCCTGATCGTGGAGCTGTTCGCGGCCGTCTACACCGGAAGCGCCCTTGGGCTTGATGCGACCCCGCTCGTCGATCCGAAAACTGGGCCTTCACGGATTGGCGCGACCTTTATCGCGCTCGATGCCGCAGGCGTCGCTGGCGCCGGTTTCGGAACTGCACTGGAACGGTTGCTGGCGGCCATTGCCGACCAGCCCGGCGTACGGGTGCCGGGGGAGAGAAGGAGGGCTATGCGGGCGCGGACCGCGAGCGAAGGCATAACAATTCCCGCGAAGCTGCATCAGCAACTGCTCGCCATGCTGTGA
- a CDS encoding Phasin protein, producing the protein MVDSKAAGNAPLAGATDGTQLAYPFDTPVRFYADLARQALAVTARGLQAQADYVKDLATCENPADVLTCSNVYACHILDACLEAGRNAAASTRHQPQG; encoded by the coding sequence ATGGTCGATTCGAAAGCCGCCGGGAATGCGCCCCTCGCGGGGGCGACGGACGGGACCCAACTGGCCTATCCTTTCGATACGCCCGTCCGTTTCTATGCGGACTTAGCGCGCCAGGCGCTGGCAGTGACAGCCCGCGGGCTGCAGGCCCAGGCCGACTACGTGAAAGATCTCGCGACTTGCGAGAATCCGGCTGATGTTCTGACATGCAGCAACGTCTATGCATGTCACATTTTGGACGCCTGCTTGGAGGCAGGCCGGAACGCGGCCGCTTCCACCCGGCATCAGCCGCAAGGCTGA
- a CDS encoding Sodium-dependent phosphate transporter, which produces MNGVDRPGGSWRHYATNSLAILLAGALAASFWQSRNWTTLCAGLALFLFGMQCLEEGLRNLAGEKLESMLARGTATRFKSLMIGIVGTTVLQSSTLVSLMTIAFITTGLIGLVAGIAIIFGANLGATTGIWLLALAGQNFGLAPLAMPLMIFGVLASFMGPKAKASGRILLGIAFILLGIDQIRTGFSSVTETLDLAAVQLTGWLGSLVFLGAGLVLTLVLQSTHATLMLTLTALSLGQIDVTQGAAIAIGANVGSSVTTGLAGALGGNRSGQQLALAHVLFNVVTAVVAFVLLPAFLWLTKEIASLIGFAGNDLIMLAIFHSLFNGLGVALFWPLLDAFAGFLRKVLPEQEEPHVLLPSGPGVTAPVERTRARYLTKQALSSPDTAASAVVMELQHLGRLGAEVICHALYLPVSELDRAQHDEALLASRPADTYADAETLYQRHIKGVYGDLLSFMGRIDTSKESPEKQNFWTVCQVAALQLVETVKDAKHLQKNLGYYLRQPDSPVRRAYVELRRQLITVMQEIRTAANADEADWDALASRLDQDIRSFEIHFRGSALAALRADEIDGLQLSSLLNDLGYVGKISRGLKALVVLRHDSQDGLIRTIRLDDQLEPLIVA; this is translated from the coding sequence ATGAACGGGGTCGACAGGCCGGGCGGGTCCTGGCGGCATTATGCGACGAACAGCCTGGCCATCCTGCTGGCCGGTGCGCTCGCCGCGAGTTTCTGGCAAAGTCGGAACTGGACCACGCTCTGCGCGGGTCTGGCGCTGTTCCTCTTCGGCATGCAATGCCTGGAGGAGGGGCTGCGCAATCTGGCCGGCGAGAAGCTGGAGAGCATGCTGGCGCGGGGCACCGCGACACGCTTCAAGAGCCTGATGATCGGCATCGTCGGCACGACGGTGCTGCAGTCGAGCACGCTCGTCTCGCTGATGACGATCGCCTTCATCACGACCGGCCTGATCGGCCTGGTCGCGGGCATCGCCATCATCTTCGGCGCCAATCTCGGCGCGACGACCGGCATCTGGCTTCTGGCGCTGGCGGGTCAGAATTTCGGGCTGGCGCCATTGGCCATGCCGCTGATGATCTTTGGTGTCCTGGCGAGCTTCATGGGGCCGAAGGCAAAAGCCTCCGGGCGCATTCTGCTCGGCATAGCCTTTATCCTGCTCGGTATCGACCAGATCAGGACAGGCTTTTCGAGCGTCACCGAAACGCTCGATCTTGCCGCGGTTCAACTCACGGGATGGCTCGGCAGCCTCGTCTTCCTCGGTGCCGGCCTTGTGCTGACGCTTGTCTTGCAGTCGACCCATGCAACGCTGATGCTGACCCTCACCGCGCTTTCGCTCGGTCAGATCGACGTGACGCAGGGAGCCGCGATCGCCATCGGCGCGAACGTCGGGAGCAGCGTGACGACCGGGCTCGCGGGAGCGCTTGGTGGCAATCGCAGTGGCCAGCAACTGGCATTGGCGCATGTCCTGTTCAATGTGGTCACGGCCGTCGTCGCCTTCGTGCTGCTGCCCGCTTTCCTGTGGCTGACGAAGGAGATCGCGAGCCTGATCGGTTTTGCGGGCAATGATCTCATCATGCTGGCCATCTTCCATTCGCTGTTCAACGGCCTCGGCGTTGCCCTGTTCTGGCCGCTGCTGGACGCGTTTGCCGGCTTTTTGCGTAAAGTCTTGCCGGAGCAGGAGGAGCCGCACGTCCTCCTGCCCAGCGGGCCTGGGGTCACCGCGCCTGTCGAGCGGACCCGCGCCCGGTACCTGACGAAGCAGGCGCTGAGCTCGCCCGACACGGCCGCTTCAGCCGTCGTGATGGAGCTCCAGCATCTGGGACGTCTCGGCGCCGAGGTCATCTGCCATGCGCTCTACCTGCCGGTGAGTGAGCTGGACCGCGCGCAGCATGACGAAGCGTTGCTCGCATCGCGCCCAGCCGACACCTATGCCGACGCGGAGACGTTGTATCAGCGCCATATCAAGGGAGTGTACGGCGATCTCCTGAGCTTCATGGGGCGCATCGATACGAGCAAGGAGAGTCCGGAAAAGCAGAATTTCTGGACGGTCTGCCAGGTGGCCGCGCTGCAACTGGTCGAAACGGTCAAGGATGCCAAGCACCTGCAGAAAAACCTGGGCTATTATCTGCGGCAGCCGGATTCTCCGGTACGCCGCGCCTATGTCGAATTGCGGCGCCAGCTCATCACCGTCATGCAAGAGATCCGTACCGCCGCCAACGCGGACGAGGCGGATTGGGACGCGCTGGCCAGCCGGCTCGATCAGGACATCAGGTCGTTTGAGATCCATTTCCGCGGGAGTGCATTGGCGGCGCTGCGCGCGGATGAGATCGATGGCCTGCAATTGAGTTCGCTGCTCAACGACCTCGGCTATGTCGGCAAGATCAGCCGTGGCCTGAAGGCTCTCGTCGTGCTGCGCCATGACAGCCAGGACGGTCTCATCCGGACGATCAGGCTAGACGATCAGCTGGAACCCTTGATCGTTGCCTGA
- a CDS encoding Peptide ABC transporter substrate-binding protein yields MQGFVVDNNQKGHTMQTTFNHGPGLSRRHLLAGLGSAAGLALVAPTWRRAHAAGALLRVGLSAYPSNFSPFANVGTAAETVKLQSFRGLMSYEPDGKLRGELAESWKQDDDTTVVFNLRPAKFHNGDPVTADDVVFSFETMGAEPSTAFMKPFFASLAAIEAVDPKTVRIKLKAPDAAFLVGLASYDAPVVSRRSMKEDATKPVGAGPYLVTGMERGTAIDLKAFDGFFRPGLPKSPLLRFVVYADESARVAALRSGDVDLIEYVPSPAMGAIEQDANLALDAVEGPASLVMFNVKSGPFVDPRVRRAVGYAIDRQAIIDGAFSGRAALSGPLPLSRASPYFDPASVNIFKRDLAKAKALLAEAGYPNGFTTSILATSQYSVHRDPAIVIQRSLVDVGIQGELNLPDWATRVQLGNKGQYHMSVTATSLDNNDPAGLDGVLGSGLPPAFSRPWGYANAEVDRLVRAGRSTLDVDKRKAIYADLEKAVVADPGIISLVFRHQAYARRKAVSGFVNLPGFLTLTSGFAIETASVG; encoded by the coding sequence TTGCAGGGTTTCGTCGTCGACAACAACCAGAAGGGACACACCATGCAGACCACATTCAATCACGGGCCTGGCCTCAGCCGGCGCCATCTTCTTGCTGGCCTGGGGAGTGCAGCGGGGCTCGCGCTCGTCGCTCCCACATGGCGCCGGGCCCATGCCGCAGGTGCGCTGTTACGCGTGGGGCTCTCGGCTTATCCATCGAACTTCAGCCCGTTCGCGAACGTCGGTACGGCGGCGGAGACCGTCAAGCTGCAATCATTCCGTGGGCTCATGAGCTACGAGCCGGATGGCAAGCTGCGCGGGGAACTTGCCGAGAGCTGGAAGCAGGATGACGACACCACGGTCGTCTTCAACCTGAGGCCCGCCAAGTTTCACAATGGCGACCCGGTGACCGCAGATGACGTGGTCTTCTCCTTCGAGACCATGGGCGCCGAGCCCTCGACGGCCTTCATGAAGCCGTTCTTCGCCTCGCTCGCGGCGATCGAGGCCGTCGATCCCAAGACGGTGCGCATCAAGCTCAAGGCGCCGGACGCGGCCTTTCTCGTTGGGCTCGCAAGCTATGACGCGCCTGTGGTGTCACGTCGCTCGATGAAGGAGGACGCGACGAAGCCGGTCGGCGCCGGCCCCTATCTGGTGACTGGTATGGAACGGGGAACGGCGATCGATCTCAAAGCGTTCGATGGATTCTTCCGGCCGGGCCTGCCCAAGTCGCCGCTGCTGCGCTTCGTGGTCTATGCCGATGAAAGCGCGCGCGTCGCGGCGCTCCGCTCGGGCGATGTCGATCTCATCGAATATGTGCCTTCGCCGGCCATGGGCGCGATCGAACAGGACGCGAACCTCGCGCTCGATGCGGTCGAGGGGCCGGCATCGCTGGTGATGTTCAATGTGAAGAGCGGGCCTTTCGTCGATCCGCGGGTACGCCGCGCGGTCGGCTATGCCATCGACCGGCAGGCGATCATCGACGGCGCCTTCTCGGGCCGCGCCGCGCTCAGCGGCCCGCTGCCACTCAGCCGCGCTTCGCCCTATTTCGATCCGGCGTCCGTCAATATCTTCAAGCGTGACCTCGCCAAGGCGAAGGCTCTTCTGGCGGAGGCGGGATATCCCAACGGATTTACGACGAGCATCCTGGCGACGAGCCAGTATAGCGTTCACCGTGATCCGGCGATCGTCATCCAGCGCAGCCTGGTCGATGTTGGCATTCAGGGCGAGTTGAACTTGCCCGATTGGGCGACCCGCGTGCAACTCGGCAACAAGGGTCAGTACCACATGAGCGTGACCGCGACATCGCTCGACAACAACGACCCGGCGGGGCTCGACGGTGTTCTCGGCTCCGGCCTTCCGCCAGCCTTCTCGCGTCCTTGGGGATATGCCAATGCCGAAGTCGACCGGCTCGTGCGTGCCGGCCGCAGCACGCTCGATGTCGACAAGCGCAAGGCGATCTATGCCGACCTTGAGAAGGCTGTCGTCGCGGATCCCGGCATCATCAGCCTCGTCTTCCGCCATCAGGCCTATGCACGGCGCAAGGCGGTGTCGGGCTTCGTCAATCTGCCGGGCTTCCTCACATTGACGTCCGGCTTCGCCATCGAGACGGCGTCTGTCGGCTGA
- the yhiI gene encoding putative membrane fusion protein YhiI (Evidence 3 : Putative function from multiple computational evidences): protein MTWSKRPWLFAVLAVIAIGAAYYGWQRLTGSDLPAGIASGNGRIEAVEIDISTKAPGRIREILVDEGDLVAAGQVLARMDTDQLEAQRRQAEAQLRRAEISIETARSLVTQREAERTAAEAVVAQREAELDSADRKLARSEQLIKTNATSQQTLDDDRAAAQGARAAISAAKAQLAASEAAIGAAKAQVVDAEAAVDAAKAQIESITTDINDAVLRSPRDGRVQYRVAQPGEVLSAGGRVLNLVDLSEVYMTFFLPTAQAGRVAIGTDVRLVLDAAPQYVIPAKATFVSDVAQFTPKSVETEEERQKLMFRVKARIPQELLKKYIQYVKTGLPGMAYIRLDPNAEWPERLSGTLVQ from the coding sequence ATGACCTGGAGTAAAAGACCCTGGCTGTTCGCTGTTCTGGCAGTGATCGCAATCGGGGCGGCTTACTATGGCTGGCAGAGGCTGACAGGAAGTGATCTGCCGGCCGGCATCGCATCCGGCAACGGCCGCATCGAAGCCGTGGAAATCGATATATCGACCAAAGCACCAGGCCGAATTCGCGAGATCCTGGTCGATGAGGGGGATCTTGTCGCGGCGGGTCAGGTGCTGGCGCGCATGGACACTGACCAATTGGAGGCCCAGCGTCGACAGGCGGAGGCGCAGTTGCGTCGCGCCGAGATCAGCATCGAGACTGCGCGCAGTCTTGTTACGCAGCGGGAGGCGGAGCGCACGGCTGCTGAGGCGGTCGTCGCCCAACGCGAGGCAGAACTTGATTCGGCGGATCGCAAGCTCGCGCGCTCGGAACAACTGATCAAGACGAACGCTACCTCGCAGCAGACGCTGGACGATGACAGGGCGGCCGCCCAGGGCGCACGGGCGGCGATTAGCGCAGCCAAGGCCCAGCTTGCCGCCTCCGAAGCCGCGATCGGTGCGGCGAAGGCCCAGGTCGTCGACGCGGAGGCCGCCGTCGATGCTGCCAAGGCCCAGATTGAAAGCATCACGACTGATATCAACGACGCGGTTCTGAGGTCCCCTCGTGATGGCCGTGTCCAATATCGCGTGGCCCAGCCGGGCGAAGTTCTTTCAGCCGGCGGCCGAGTGCTCAATCTCGTCGATCTCAGTGAGGTCTATATGACCTTCTTCCTGCCGACAGCGCAAGCTGGGCGCGTGGCGATCGGCACGGACGTTCGCCTCGTTCTCGACGCTGCGCCGCAATATGTGATTCCGGCCAAGGCGACCTTCGTGTCCGACGTGGCACAGTTCACGCCCAAGAGCGTCGAGACCGAGGAAGAGCGGCAGAAGCTCATGTTCCGGGTCAAGGCCCGCATTCCCCAGGAGCTCCTGAAGAAATACATCCAGTACGTGAAAACCGGGTTGCCGGGCATGGCCTATATCCGGCTTGATCCCAACGCCGAATGGCCGGAGCGACTGTCGGGAACGCTCGTTCAATGA
- a CDS encoding Alpha/beta fold hydrolase, giving the protein MASMSAEFPARAVHAMRNWIRGGLLGTLLILLAACATRPGPDALNTVSAPPQGAKLVKVYVATTRERMSSNSNAFSAGRAPALNYAEFTIAIPPVHKPGEIEWSAGTSDPARNFVVVAQEILDAQQFYNRVARQRGTRGPERIGVFVHGFNTNFQEALFRLAQMTADADIDGVPILFAWPSEAAVTGYIADKDAATYSRDGLVQLLTTLTRAYPNDKITLVGHSMGGWLTVEALRQLKLTGRVAVLDRLDVVLAAPDIDVDVFRSQMMVIGPLREPITVLVASDDRALSLSGRLAGARPRLGALDINDTRIQEAALKANLQIVDISKLTASDSFNHDRYVNLAQLYPSLASTADGGAGNGLRRAGAFIFEAVGTTLSSPFDLAGRALAPR; this is encoded by the coding sequence GTGGCGTCGATGTCGGCCGAGTTCCCCGCGCGGGCGGTTCACGCCATGCGTAACTGGATACGGGGCGGGCTGCTCGGAACACTGCTCATTCTGCTTGCCGCCTGCGCCACCAGGCCCGGGCCCGATGCGCTCAACACGGTGAGTGCACCACCCCAGGGCGCCAAGCTGGTCAAGGTCTATGTCGCGACGACCCGCGAGCGAATGAGCAGCAACAGCAACGCCTTCTCCGCCGGCCGTGCGCCAGCCCTGAACTATGCGGAATTCACCATTGCGATCCCGCCCGTGCACAAGCCGGGGGAAATCGAATGGTCGGCAGGAACAAGCGATCCAGCGCGCAACTTTGTTGTCGTTGCTCAGGAGATCCTTGACGCGCAGCAATTCTACAATCGGGTCGCACGCCAACGCGGGACAAGAGGGCCGGAGCGCATCGGTGTATTCGTGCATGGCTTCAACACCAACTTCCAGGAAGCGCTGTTTCGCCTCGCGCAGATGACCGCTGATGCCGACATCGACGGCGTTCCGATCCTCTTTGCATGGCCCTCCGAGGCCGCGGTCACCGGCTACATCGCCGACAAGGACGCCGCGACCTATTCGCGCGACGGGCTCGTGCAGCTGCTGACCACGCTCACGCGTGCGTACCCCAACGACAAGATCACGCTCGTAGGACACAGTATGGGCGGGTGGCTCACGGTGGAAGCGCTACGCCAACTCAAGCTGACAGGGCGCGTCGCGGTCCTCGACCGCCTCGATGTGGTCCTCGCGGCCCCCGATATCGACGTCGATGTGTTTCGCAGTCAGATGATGGTCATTGGTCCCCTGCGCGAACCCATCACAGTGCTGGTTGCCTCCGATGATCGCGCCCTCTCGCTCTCCGGCAGGCTCGCGGGTGCCCGTCCCCGGCTTGGCGCGCTCGATATCAACGACACGCGTATTCAGGAGGCGGCCCTGAAGGCCAATCTGCAGATTGTCGACATCTCCAAACTGACGGCCTCCGACAGCTTCAACCACGACCGCTACGTCAATCTCGCCCAGCTTTATCCGAGCCTCGCCTCCACGGCTGACGGCGGCGCGGGAAATGGGCTGCGACGTGCCGGCGCCTTCATCTTCGAGGCGGTGGGAACGACACTCTCCAGTCCCTTCGACCTCGCCGGCCGGGCTCTGGCTCCGCGCTGA